AGCGTCTTCCTTCTCAAACGGAGGAATATAGTTCTTGCCCAGTTTGGGGTTAATGCCGCGGTAATCGTAGTGGCCTGAGCCGGCAAGCAGTACATACTTTAACGAAGGGCAAACATCGCGAGCGTAGGCTATGTAGTTGCGAATCGCCACGGGAGAAAGTCTCCCTCCCGTGTACCTCCTGTAGATGTCCTCGACCGACACAACCGTGGTCGGGATGGTCGAAATCGCCGAGCCGTCGGAACGGAACTTCCCCAGCGTCAATGCCGAGGCCATGAATTCGTTCGGCGCAATAATCAAGTACTCCGTTTGAGAGTTAATCTTTGAAATGTCCGAAAGCGCACCATTCATAGCCGCAGGAATCCCCTCCACCTTGAACGGGGCATGCTTCGCGCCTTCCCTGTATGCCAAGTAACGGTTGTCGTCGTCCGCCAAAACGCTATCTTTGGCAACACCGTTCACAATCTCGAGAAGCCCAACAGGTTCCATATTGCGAAACTTCATCACACGAAGGTCAGACGCAGTCCCAACAGGAATCTCGATAACGCCGGAGACCTTTCCAGGCAAGAGCCATTCCGCAGAGTCCACCACCGGTGTCCACTGGTACGCCAACGTATAGCCGTCAAAACGATCGTACTGGAAATCATTGGGGAGCATTGTCAATCCATAAGTGTTGCCGTTCGCCCTCAAGTTCGAAGTCTCGAGCATAAAATTTCCACCGGGGAGCAAAACCCTTTTGGAGGAATTCAACTTTTCTTGGTTTACGGTAAAATCAAAATGTATTCCGTTCATCCTAGAGGTATAGTTTTCGCCAGAGAATGAACGCTTTTTCACTTGATCGTTAGGTTTTTCGGCTTTGTCGGTATAAATGGAACGATACGGATAATACGAAACAGCCACATACTGTTTTCCGCCATCCACCACCCCGGTCAAGTCCTTGGTTTGCGGCATAGAGAGTTCCATGTCCGTGACTTCGGTGCTGTCGAAACGGCTGTGCCACATCCAGAACCATTCCTTGCCTGTTGTCGCCTCCCATTCCAGGGCCTTCCCGTAGTACGTATCGCGAAGGTAGCTGTCCTTTTCGGCGCGCACATAGCGCATCCAGTCAACTTTCTTGCCTGCCGCAGCGGGCGACTTGAGTTTATCCGAAAGCCGGAGCCCCTTCCCCTGGTTCGACCACCCAAACAGGAAATACTGGTAGTACGAATACGGAGAATACGAATGGAAATAATCCATCTTGCCGTTCACAAAAGCGGAATCTTCCGAGTCGCAGCGTTTCCAAAAGCCATTGCCGTAGCCCACAAAGTAGAGCACGTCGCCTTTGTCAAATATGCCATTGGCATTGTTGTCACGCACCTCGATGGGGATTTCAAAAAGCTGGCTCGGGGAGCGCAGTTCCGCCCCCGGTCCCATATCCGCGAGTGTGTCGGGGGATGCCCCGTAAACACGAATATTCTCGACCGGGATGCCGTAGAGTTCGCCCTGACGGTTATACGGAACGAGCGATTTGTTGATGGACTCAAAGTCCACCGCGTAAAAGCCGTCTTCACTCATGGTGGCCACATTCTTGTCGCCCACCACAATCTGTGCAAGGAACGTCACCGACGAGAGATCTGAGGCGGCGCGGCGTAACGACTTGCGCCTGGCGTCTTGCGACACGCCGAAGCGTGCGGCAGCCTTGGGGTTCAACACGCGGGAGAGCGCACGCTTGCCGGGGTTCACCCCGGGCGCCGCCGTCGCGAAATCGACCCGCAGCTTAAAGCTCTTGCGCATGGTAAAGGAACCGCCCGCCTTCTCGTACAGCGGGACCTTCACATCGACCACCCAAAGTCCGTCCCTGAGGAACGGAGCCGAGACCGTCACCCCGCCAAAGCGGATAGGGGAATCCTTGCAAAAATTCTTCTTGAAGGGAACCGACTTTACGTTGGAGACCGATACGGAGGGAACCTGCTTGTTCGGCACCGCCACACGATAAACGCGGAAAGGCATCGCATTCCCGTCCTCGTAGGCAACATTCTCGGGACTAAAGGCGAATCCAGAAACAGAACTCCCCTCCTGGTCCATACAGGGGTAGACGTTCGTGTCCATGACCTCGTCACTCAAAACGAACCTGTTCTTGGTATCCTCGACAACAGTCGCCGCCAGAGACGTGACAACGCTCCACAAACACAATAAAATGATTCTATATGCTTTGCTCACAGCCATAAACTATAAAAAAAGTGTGTTACGGAGTAGTAATCGTCATCTCCGAGAATCCGTTTCCGCTAGTCCGCATCTCGATGAGCTCGCCTCCTTGCGCCTTCATCTTGAATACGGTGAACATGTCGGGCTTGATCCCACGAACGAGGATAGCCTCCAGCTCCTTTTCAGAGATAAACGCCTTGGAATTCCACTCGCCCATGTACCAGTGCCACGGCTGCCAATTGAACATGCCGCGCGTGGACTGCACAAACGCTCGCAACATCAGGGAGTACTCGTAACGCAAAAAATCCATGTAGTCGCGGAGTTCACTGCGTTTTTCGATAAAATCCTTTTTCGCGTAATCCGGGTCAAAACGGAGGGGCGTGTCGTCGGGCTTGCTATAGGTAAAACGGATGCGTTTCTCGTTTGCCGAAATCTTGAGGCTAGGCTTGTCCAAATGCACAAACTCGCCCTCGCCCACCTGCTTGTAGTCTCGGAACACCACGTCGGGCGTAAGCACCTTGTTCATCGAAAGCGGGACGGGTTTCGCATCGAGCGCGGAAAGTTCATAAAACACGATAACCTCGCCACTTCCCTTGGGCAAAAGCACTGCCATCAAAGGCTTTGCGCGTTCCGAAAGCACCCAAACCATCTCGGGCTTGTTCTTTTGCTTGAGGAGCGGGTCCAAGGCGTCCATCACCGACGGGTCGCGGACTCCGTTCACGTCCCATTCCATCCAGGTGCCGGTCCCGCCCACCGAGTCCAGTACGGCGAACATGCGTTCGCCACTAAATTTCGCCTTGGAATCCACAGCGCCGTAAAGCTTGGCTTTCAACGACGCCGTTTTGCCTGCCTTCCCCATAGGTGCGGCGAAAGCGACAGCCGCCATCATGGCGACCGCCAAAAAAAGGATTTGCTTAATACCCGCCCGCATTAAAAACCAATCGGTTCCAAGAGGGAGTCGTCAAGCCTGGAGTAGGTCATGTGGTACTCCTTCTCGATCCAGTAAAGCGCCAGCTTGCGGTTCGTCCAGTCTTTTTTGACCGCAATGGATTCAATGCCCTTGGTAATCAGCGGGACCGTCTCGGGCAGGTTCAGTTTCCACATCTGGTCGTCCCATTCAAAAATCATGATGGGGACGTCGGGGCTCTTGGCAAGGCCAATGCTCCCGCGGTCGTTCTTCACCTTCATGGGGCCGAGCTTGAGCTTGGTGAAACGGCTGAGCATGCCGCTCTTGCTCAAAATCATAAAAAGCATCTTGTCGTTTTCGCTTTCCCACAGGTGTTCGCGCTCATACAGGCGGTACATGATGATGCTGTACACTTCATAGAACTTGCAAGTGTCGAGAGCCGCGGCATCGTACACGCGCGCGTGGTTCTCCAGGGTATCGAGCCAATACCTCGAAGTATCCGTCAAGTAATAGTCGTAGAGCGTGTCGGCGCTAACCCCGGTGCGGACCGCATTCAAAAAATTAGCGAACATTTGCTCCAAAGCAGCCTGCTTATCCATCGCCCGTTCCAGCACCTGGGCATTTTTTTGCTGTGCATTCTGTGTAACCGCCTCCTCTTGGGGAGTCGCCGCAGATCCGGCACAGGCGGCCAAACCCAAGGTCAGCGCCGTCAAAAGGGGCAAAACAATTTTATTTTTCAAAGCATGCATCGCGATACCTATTTAAGAATGTCTCTAGATGAACTGCTCTCCGCTTGCAATGCCAAGGGATTCCAGGGCAGCGGCCCCGGCGGTCAACACCGCAACAAGACCAACACCGGAGTGTGGCTCACCTTACGGGAATACAATTTAGAAATCAAATCGTGCGAAGGCAGGAGCGCCAAAGAAAATAAGACCCATGCGCTGCACCGCATGCAGATGGCCCTCGCCCTCAAGGTGCGCGAAACGCCTCCCGCAAACGAGATCCCCTTCCCCGGGAGCAACGGGCACATCCAGCCGAGCAACGCCCTCTTTCCGCTTTTTGTGGCACACGTATTCGACATCATGGCAACAAAGGGCGGCGATACTAAGGCAGCCGCGCAGTCGTTCGGGCTCAGCCCCAGCGCCCTCGTCAAAATATTGCGCCAAGACAAGGCCTGTGCCGAGAAGCTGCAGGGGCAGCGCGTCGCCGGCGGAAAGAACCGCTTAAAACTTTAAATAAAAAAGGAACAATTTCCCGCAAAAATCCGTTTTATAGGTAAGGACACCCAAAAACCATAGGAGGTATTATGAGTCCTTACCGTAAAACACACTGGCTGCCCGCAGCAGCCCTCTCTCTTTGCGCCCTCACCGCCATCCACTGCGGAGGCGAAAGTTCCAACGAACCCGGCAACAGCGAAATCAGCGGCGATTTATCGAATGTCTCGCTCCAAATAAGCTACCGAATCACGCCGCTCATTGACAGCCTTGTCGTGGACTGCCACGGCGCCGATACGCTCCACTATGTGGCGGACCCTGCAAGCCCTTACCTCGAAATGGACCTGTTCCCGCATGAACACTGGACGTTCAAGGCAAAGCTCTACGCCAATGGGGAACTCATGCAGACGGGCGAACTCTCCGCCGCGCTCAAGGCGGGCGAAACCGCAGATCTCCAAATCCAGATGCACGCCATCAAAGGTTTCGTCTACATCGAGATTCCGCTCGGGTTCGGCAACCCGACAGGCATCGCCTCGGGCGAGCTTTCGCTAGACGACGGCAAAAAGAAGTTCACCTACCCCATGGAGATCGCCGGGTCCACCGCCGTTTTAAAGAGCGGCATGCTCCCGCTCAACAGTGATTACGCTTTGGACTTGAAGCTACTAGACAGCAGCGGAGCCGCCATCTACCAGGCTTCCGATTCCATCCACCTCGACGAAGCTAGCCCTGTGCCCGAATTAAAGATCCATTCCCTGCGGGCAAAGCTCAGCATCGGCTTTGCGCTAGGAAAGGAAGTCGGCATGGAGTTCACGCTTGCCCTCCCCGCCAACAGGCGCACCCCCAAGTACGGCGACGTCGTCATCAGCGAAGTCTTTGCCGCGCCCATCGCAAACGATTCCTGCCAGTACGAATTCATCGAAGTCTACAACGGAAGTTTAGACACGCTCGACCTCAAGAACTGCACTCTTGGCACCACTTCCATCGCATCCAAGGCATGGGGCATCACCCTCCCGCAAATCCTGCCGGGCGAGATCGTTGTCTTTGGCGACTCCTCGTTCAAGACTCCCGAAAAATACAGACTCACCGAAAAATGGGGCAGTCTTGGCAATTCCAAAGGATCCGTCGTCATCCAGTGCAACGGCTCCATACTGGACTCGCTGTACTATTCCAGCGACGCCGACTCCCTGGGGAACACCTTCGTCCCCGCCTTGGGGTCGAGCAAGTACGGGTCAAGCGCGCAGCTCAATATGGAACAATGGGAAAACCGCAACAATTCCGACAGCTGGTGCCTGGGTACGCCAAACCCGGGGGCGCTTGATTTTTGTGAATAATCACCTCCCACTAAAAACAAAAAAGCGCCGTCTGGCGCTTTCCTTTTTTTGACCGATTGTCGATGCAGACCCTGTTAGCCGTGCAGCTGGGCCGACGGGCGGTCCATGTCAAACAAGCGGCGCAAAAGTTCCGTCTTGGCAGGGTCGCGTTCGTCGGGGAGCGTGAGCGGGCCCATCGAAATAGCCACCAGAATGGAGCCGGGATAATTGTTGACACTCTTGATAAAGTCACTGCTCGAGACGCCCTCGGTGTAAAAGTCAACCACGAAAGTATCCCAGTCATCGTTCTCAATCTGCTCGTTGGCCTCGTCCTCGGTCTTTACGGCCTTGATGGTGGCACCCACCAAAAGGTCGCTCAAAACTTCAAGGCAGGCATTGCGGCGGGCATCGTCCTCTTCCCAAACCAAAATGCGACGTTCGCTGTAATCGCGAACCACCGGGACGGCGTTCTCTTCGCTAGATTCTTCGTCAAAGAACTGGGCGGCGGACTCGTCCATTTCGTCATCATCAAAATTATCGATATCTTTTGCCATATTGGTTCAAAATATAGTAAAAAGTTGAAAAAGCCACGTAAAATTACTAAATTTGCGCCCAAAATATAACACTACAGGTCACTTTATGGATCAATCAAAAATCAGGAACGTCGCCATCATCGCCCACGTTGACCATGGTAAAACCACTCTGGTGAACCAGCTTCTTAAACAGTGCGGAACCTTCCACGAAGGTGAAGAAGTCACCGACCGCGTGATGGACAGCGATAATTTGGAACGCGAACGCGGCATCACCATTCTTTCGAAGAACACCAGCGTGATGTATAAGGGCTACCGCGTGAACATTGTCGACACCCCGGGGCACGCCGACTTCGGTGGCCAGGTGGAACGCGTTCTCGGTACGGTGGACGGCGTTCTGCTGGTTGTGGACGCCTTTGAAGGCCCCATGGCCCAGACCCGCTTTGTGACCCAGAAGGCTTTGGAACTCGGCCTCACCCCGATTGTGGTGGTGAACAAGATTGACCGCGACGGCTGCAACCCGCACGGAGCCCTCGACAAGGTGTTCGACCTCTTCTGCGAACTCGATGCCAACGAACAGCAGCTCGACTTCGCCTACGTTTACGGTAGCGGCCGCAAGGGTCTCTGCAAGGCCGAGATGGAAGACCCGGATGGCGACTACAGCATTTTGATGGACAAGATCATCGAACGCATCCCAGCCCCGAAGGGCGACCCCGCCGCCGAACCGCTTCTGCAGATTACCTCCCTCGAATACTCCAGCTTCCTTGGCCGTTTGGCCGTGGGCCGCGTGCAAGAGGGTACTTTCAAGCCGAATCAGGTTTACGCCCAGAGCTTCTTGGACGGCTCCGTCAAGAGCATCCGCCCGCAAAAGATCCTCCGCTACGAAGGCCTTACCCCGAAGCCGGTCGAAGAGGCGGGTCCGGGCGACATCATCCTCATCGCGGGTCTCGACAAGTTCGACATCGGCGATACGCTGAGCGCCCAGAGCAACCCCAAGCATTTGCCGCGCATCCACATTGACCCGCCGACCATCTCGATGCTCTTCACCGTGAACACCTCGCCCCTGGCCGGCAAGTACGGCGGAAAGTTCATGACCGGCAACCAGCTTCAGGAACGCCTGGAACGCGCCAGCATGGCCGACCCCGCCCTCATTGTCGAAAAGGCCGAAGGCGCTTCGACATTCAAGGTGAGCGGCCGCGGCATTTTGCACTTGACCATCCTCGTCGAGAACATGCGCCGCGAGCTTTACGAATTCACCATCGGCAGCCCGCAGGTGATTTTCCACACCGATGACAACGGCAAGGTGCTTGAACCAGTCGAAGACTTCAAGGTCGAAGTCCCGAACGAGTTCAGCGGCGCTTGCATCCAGGAAGTCCAGCAGCGCAAGGGCGAAATGGTGAACATGGAAACCGACGACAACGACCGCGTGACCCTTGAATTCGTGGTCCCGAGCCGTGGCCTCATCGGCATCCGTCCTAAGCTGCTCTCGCTCTCCAAGGGTTATGCCGTGACGCAGTCCCTGTTCAAGGAATACCAGCCGTACAAAGGCGAAATCCCCGCCCGCGTGAACGGCGTGCTCATTGCCAAGGAACCCGGCGAAGCCGCCAGCTACGCCCTCTCCAAGCTCGAAGACCGCGGCTACCTCATCATTGGACCGGGTGCAGAAGTTTATCCGGGCATGATTGTGGGTGAACACAACCGCGACGTGGACATCATCGTAAACGTCACCAAGGGCAAGCACCTCACCAACATGCGTTCCAAGTCCGCCGACGACATGATCCAGCTGACACCTTACCGCAGGCTCACCCTGGAAGAATGCGTCACCTTCATCAACGAAGACGAATGCATCGAAGTCACTCCGGAAGTGCTCCGTCTCCGCAAGACCGAGCTCGACCCGATCAAGAGAAAGCAGATGTCCAAGAAGCCGGCCGAAGAAGATGATTAGTTAAACCCGGCTCTATCTTATCCAAATAAAAAAAGGCCCGCCCATACGACGGGTCTCTTTTTTTGATTAGCGCTCGCTACAAGCAAGCGCTAAGAACCTCTAGTCGAGCGTGTGGACCAGAAGGCCGTCACGGAGCTTCGGCTCGAACCACGTGCTCTTGGGGGGCATGATCTCGCCGGCGTCGGCGATATTCATGAGCTGGTCGAGCGTAGTCGGGTACATCGCGAACGCGCAGGCGCATTCACCGCTGTCGACGCGCTTCACGAGCTCACCCAAACCGCGAATGCCGCCCACAAAGTCAATACGCTTCGAAGTGCGCGGGTCGTCAATGTCGAAAATCGGCTTGAGAACGAGCTTCTGGAGAAGAGCTACGTCGAGGCTGTCGACCGGGCCCAGATTCTTGAGGAACTGGCTCTTGAACGTGCAGGCGTACCACTTGCCCTGCAGGTACATATTCACCTGGTTTTGCTTTGCCGGGTGCTGCATCTCGGCGAGCGGCTCGATATCGAACACCTGCTTCAGGTCTTCCATGAGCTGCTCCGGCGTACGGCCGTTCAGGTCCTTCAACACGCGGTTGTAGTCCAGAATCTTGAGCTGCGTGCTCGGGAACAGGATGGCCAGGTAGCGGTTGTATTCTTCCTCGCCCGTGTTCTTCGGGTTCTGTTCCGCGCGGTAGCTTGCAGCGCGAGCTCCGGCAGCACTGCGGTGGTGACCGTCGGCAATGTAGCTCACCGGAATCTCCTCGAAGCTCTTGCGGATGGCGGCAATCTCGGCATCGTCATCGATAATCCAGACCGTATGGCCAAAGCCGTCACCGTCGCTCACGAAGTCGTAAACAGGCTTGCGCTTGGTAACAGCACCGAACAGGTCGAACTGGCCGTTGTCGCGATAAGTGAGGAACACCGGACCCGTGTTGGCGTTTGTGTCGAGCACATGGCGCAAACGGTCTTCTTCCTTGTCGGCACGGGTAAGCTCGTGCTTCTTGATGATGCCGTTGAAGTAGTCGGCGGCGGGCACGCAGCACACCAGGCCGTACTGTTCGCGGCCGTTCATCGTCTGGCGATACACGTACAGGCAATCCTTCTTGTCGTGAGCAATCACGCCGTCGGCAATCATCTTGTCGAGGTTTTCGCGGGCATGGGCGTAGACCTTCGGGTCGTAGGCGTCCACGCTATCCGGGAGCTCGATTTCGGCACGGGTCACGCGCAGGTAAGAGTGCGGCAGCCCCTTGGCCATCTCCTTGGCCTCGGCGCGGTTCATCACGTCGTACGGGAGGGCAGAAATGTCCTTGGCCTCGGCCGGGTTCACCGGGCGAAGCGCCTTGAACGGGTAGATGTGCATCATAGGTTTTCCTTTGTTACGAGATTCCTTAATAATAATTTCGTCTTCGGCAATCAAGTTATGGATATAGCTTGTCTTGCCCGCAATCCACTTCTTTTTGCGGCGGCTCACAATAAAATAGGCGGCAAAGAAGAATAAAAATCCAACGACGGCGGCCATGATGGTGATGCCCACCATAAAGGCGAGCAAATGGTCAGCGGCGTTCACCCAAAGGTTCTTGAGAATCACGGCGCAGTTCCTAATGGACATGCGTTCGAATTCACCCAAAAAGTCGAAGGTAATGGGGGCCGGGTTTACGATTTTGCAACCGATGAGATATCCGCCCGGGTAAAATAACCCAAACTGCGTCACGGGATTCGCGACAAAATCGGCAATGACGCCGGGGACCTTGGGCAAGCGGAAAAGCGCACAAATGGCGACCGTCAAAATAATGGCAAAGCCGATCGTTGGCCAAACACCAATAAAGACACCGATAAATACAGACCAAGCCACCTTCATAGCGTCCTGGTTACGCGGGAACATGCGATTATAGTAAATGCGACTGAGGCGCTTGTACTTGGGCTGCTGGCGTCTCTTCGGTATATTCTCTAAAATCTTCATACGCGCTGCAAAGTTAGAAAAATTTGCACCCGTAGACTAGCCCTCCAGCAAATAAAGCGATAAAATGCTAAATTGCAAGCCATGAAGCATTTGATTTCTAAGGAAGGCTTTGAAAAATTCAAGGCCGAGTGGGAACACCTCAAGTACGTGGAGCGCCCGGAGATGATCAACCAGGTGCAGGCCGCCGCCGCCGAGGGCGACCGGAGCGAGAACGCCGCCTACACGTACGGCCGCATGCGTGTCCGTGAAATCGACCGCCGTCTGCGCGAACTGGACCGCATTTTAGACGGTGCGCAGATCATCGAGAACAAGGTCCCCGAAGACGGCTCCATCCGCTTTGGCGCAACCATCAAACTCCTTGACAAAAAGACCAAGCGTCAAAAGACCTACAGCATTGTAGGCGAAAAGGAAATCGACCCGCTGCAAGGCCGCATCAGCATGAAATCCCCCATCGGCGAAGCCCTCATGGGCAAAAAGAAGGGGGATGTCGTTCAGGTGGACGCCCCCCGTGGAAAAATCACCTATGAGATATTAGAGGTTACTTACTAACAATGTGAAACTTGTCATTATGTTCATCGACACGCACTGCCACATTGATTCGTACGAACGCCACTCCGGCGAAACGTTTGACGCGCTCCTCGCCCGCCTCCGCTCGGCTGGACAGGCCCAAAGCAAGGAACATTCTGGCGAAACAGCGCAAGCCCTCCCCGAGGCATTTGTCCATGTAGCCTGTGCCCCCGAGGACTTTGACTATGCCCGAGCCATCAGCGAAAAATACGAGAACGTCTACACTGCCTACGGCATCCATCCCGAATACGTAGAAACGGAGACTCCCACCGACGAAGCGCGCATGCTCGAATTCCTCAAGCACCCCAAATGTGTCGCCTGCGGCGAGTTCGGGCTCGACTACCATTATGGCGCCGGGACCAAGGCCGCCCAGGTCAAGCTCTTTGAACGCCACCTGGAATTCGGCATCGGGTCGGGCAAGCCCCTCGTGCTGCACCTCCGCGAAGCCGACGAAGACGCCCTCGCCGTCCTGCGTGCCGCAAGCCTGCACAACACCAAGGTCCACGTGCACTGCTTTACCGGCTCGCCCGAATTCGTCGAGAGCCTCCTCGCCCTCGACGCCCAGATCTTTGTGGGCTTCACGGGAATTATCACATTCAAGAACGCGCAAAACGTACGCGACGCCGCAGCGCTCGTCCCCGACAACCGCTTGCTGCTCGAGACCGACGCCCCGTACATGGCTCCCGTCCCCTACCGCGGTAAGCCTTGCCACTCAGGACTCATCCCCTTCATCGCCGCGCAACTCGCCCAAATAAAACAAATGCCCGTAGAGAAACTCTACAGGCTATGTCGTGAAAACACCAGGGACTGCTACGGGATTTAAACGTGAACCGCCGCCGCGTAGTGCTCCTTCATGTAGGCCAATGCGTCTTCAGGATTCAGGGGCTTGCTAAAGTAGAATCCCTGGATCTGGCGACAGCCTTCCCTGCGCAAGAATTCCAGCTGCTCCGCTGTCTCCACGCCCTCGGCAATGAGGTCTAGGTTCATGGTCTTCGCGATGCTGATGACCATGCGGGCAAAGGAGGCGTCCTCCTCGTCGTCGGCAACATGGTCTACAAAAGACTTATCCATCTTGAGCGTATGAATCGGGTAGCGCTTGAGGTACGAGAGGCTGCTGTAGCCCGTGCCAAAGTCGTCGATCGAAATCTGGAGACCCATGTTCGAGAGCGCCCGCATGATGTCAATCGTCTTCTCGACTTCGCACATGGCAGTATATTCCGTGATTTCGAGTTTTAAGTTCTTGGGGTTCAAATGGGTCTCGGCAAGCACATGGCGCACATCCTCGACCATATTGTCGAGGGCGAACTGCTTCGCGCTGAAGTTCACTGCCACCTTGATGTTCTCGTAGCCCATGTCGACCCATTTTTTGGTCTGCTCGCAAGCCATCTTGAGGATTAACGCCCCCATCGGCACAATGAGGCCAGTTTCCTCGGCAATCGGGATGAACTCCGCCGGCGAGACAATGCCCTGCTCGGTATTGTTCCAGCGCACCAGCGCCTCGAATCCCACAATCGTATTGCCGGCCTCGATGTCAATAATCGGCTGGTACATCAGAACAAACTCTTTTGCCTGGATGGCGCGGCGAATCTCGTACTCGAGCTTGTAGAGCTTCATCGCCTTTTCGCGGATGCCACCCGTAAAGAACTGGATTCCGCCATGGTCGCCGTTCTTTTTGAGGTCGCGCAAAATGGCGTTTGCATTCGCCATGATGTCTTCCACGCAGTCCACGTCGCGGTTCACCACCACCGACATCGAGACCGTGATGTAGAGCTCGCGGCCCTCCAGCTGGATTGGCATTTTCACGTTGTTGTGGAGCCTGCGCACAATAGGCATCAGGTCTTCGCTGGAGTCGGCACCCTGGATGTTGTGCAAAATGACGGCGAACACATCGGGTCCAATGCGCGCCACGCAATCGCCGTCGCGGCAACTGCTTTTGATGCGGTCGGAGACAATGCGCAGCACGTTGTCGCCAAAGTTCGTGGAGTAGGAGTCGTTGATAGCGCCAAAACTGTCGATATCCAGG
This genomic stretch from Fibrobacter sp. UWP2 harbors:
- the greA gene encoding transcription elongation factor GreA; its protein translation is MKHLISKEGFEKFKAEWEHLKYVERPEMINQVQAAAAEGDRSENAAYTYGRMRVREIDRRLRELDRILDGAQIIENKVPEDGSIRFGATIKLLDKKTKRQKTYSIVGEKEIDPLQGRISMKSPIGEALMGKKKGDVVQVDAPRGKITYEILEVTY
- a CDS encoding TatD family hydrolase, with amino-acid sequence MKLVIMFIDTHCHIDSYERHSGETFDALLARLRSAGQAQSKEHSGETAQALPEAFVHVACAPEDFDYARAISEKYENVYTAYGIHPEYVETETPTDEARMLEFLKHPKCVACGEFGLDYHYGAGTKAAQVKLFERHLEFGIGSGKPLVLHLREADEDALAVLRAASLHNTKVHVHCFTGSPEFVESLLALDAQIFVGFTGIITFKNAQNVRDAAALVPDNRLLLETDAPYMAPVPYRGKPCHSGLIPFIAAQLAQIKQMPVEKLYRLCRENTRDCYGI
- a CDS encoding bifunctional diguanylate cyclase/phosphodiesterase, translating into MRLFDEHAVLRFALLFACFMFAAFIPSILSFDHIYTFIPYAVAIVFLAYISIFYKFPTSGNTKKMRNDVEIPVQVANDTVRDLQKDLMEKDELFQMMVDVSSDGFWTFDVPTGKVYWSNRVSKLLGIDYDKLGDSFEALKSHVMESDWESFRTEIGNALSENHPFTVSLRLISQGDGVKEVSVSGRPQVNEDGLPIRVIGSIGAKQDKAALERQSYYYAYQDALTGVYNRKFFLEKLKIDVEMSAKRPDYTFAVALLDIDSFGAINDSYSTNFGDNVLRIVSDRIKSSCRDGDCVARIGPDVFAVILHNIQGADSSEDLMPIVRRLHNNVKMPIQLEGRELYITVSMSVVVNRDVDCVEDIMANANAILRDLKKNGDHGGIQFFTGGIREKAMKLYKLEYEIRRAIQAKEFVLMYQPIIDIEAGNTIVGFEALVRWNNTEQGIVSPAEFIPIAEETGLIVPMGALILKMACEQTKKWVDMGYENIKVAVNFSAKQFALDNMVEDVRHVLAETHLNPKNLKLEITEYTAMCEVEKTIDIMRALSNMGLQISIDDFGTGYSSLSYLKRYPIHTLKMDKSFVDHVADDEEDASFARMVISIAKTMNLDLIAEGVETAEQLEFLRREGCRQIQGFYFSKPLNPEDALAYMKEHYAAAVHV